The sequence below is a genomic window from Sorangiineae bacterium MSr12523.
CAGAACCCGCCGCCACCCCGGCACGACGACTGACCCACCGACCCCGAAGGCGAGCAACCATGTCCGAGAACACCGAGTCCGACAACATCGAGCTACACGACCGGATCCTGGCTTTCGTCCGCGACGAGCTGGCCACCACCACCGAACGCGAGGGGCTGACCGCCACGACGCCGCTGCTCGAAGCGGGGATCCTCGATTCGCTGCGTACGGCGCGGCTCATCGCCTGGCTCCGGGACGATCTGAAGGTGCGGGTACCGCCCCTGGCGATGACGGGAAAGAACTTCCACAACATCGACCGCATCACGGATCTCGTCGCCAGCCTGCGCGCCACTTTGACCAGCGCGATCGCTCTTGGGAAGGAGCCCGCGAGATGAGCCGCACCCCAGCGACGACCGGCCGGGACTTCGACTTCGACGTCGCGGTGATCGGCGGCGGACCGGCCGGCTCGACCACCGCGTCCTACTTGGCTAAGGCCGGACTGTCCGTGGCCGTGTTCGAGAGTGAGATGTTCCCCCGGGAGCACGTCGGGGAGTCGCTGGTGCCGGCGACCACACCGGTTTTGCTCGAAATCGGGGCCATGGACAAGATCGAGGCGGCCGGGTTTCCGCGCAAGTACGGCGCGGCCTGGACGGCGGCGAACGGCGACGGGATCGACCCGCTGGGATTTCGCGTGCACGAACACGGGTTCGGCACCGCCGACGTGTTGTTCAACGAGCGCGAGCAACTCGGCGTCGACCGCGACTACACCTTTCACGTCGACCGCGGCCAGTTCGACCTGATCCTGCTCAAGCACGCCGAGAGCCTCGGCGCGAAGGTGTTCTGCGGTGTCCGGGTGCACCAGGTCGACTTCGCCGACCGGGACCGCCCGGTCCTCGACGTCGGCATGGGGCCCACCCGTACGCCGGTGCGCGCCCGCATGGTGGTGGACGCCAGCGGCCGTTCGACACTACTCGGCCGTCAGCTCAAGGTGAAGGTGCCCGACCCGGAGTTCAACCAGTACGCCGTGCACAGCTGGTTCAAGGGTCTCGACCGGACCGCGCTGACCGACAGCGGTCATCGGGCCGACTATATCTTCATCCACTTCCTCCCGCTGCACGATACCTGGGTGTGGCAGATCCCGATCACGGACACCATCACCTCGGTCGGTGTCGTCACGCAGAAGTCCCGTTTCAAGGAAGCAAAGGACGACCTCGAACAGTTCTTCTGGAACTCCGTGGCGAGCCGGCCCGAACTGTTCGACGCGCTCAAACAGACCGAGAGGCTGCGTCCGTTCAAATCGGAGGGCGACTACAGCTACGGGATGCGCAAGGTCGCCGACGACTCGATGCTCCTGGTCGGGGACGCCGCCCGGTTCGTCGACCCGATCTTCTCCAGCGGTGTGTCGGTCGCGATGAACAGCGCCCGCCTCGCCTGCGTCGACATCATCGCCGCGGCGGCGGCCGGCGACTTCCGCGCGCACCGGTTCGACACCTACGTCCGCAGGCTCCGGCGCGGCGTGTCGAACTGGTACGAGTTCATTTCGATCTACTACCGGCTCAACATCCTCTTCACCGCGTTCGTACAGGACCCCCGTTATCGCGTGGGCGTGCTGAAGCTGTTGCAGGGAGACGTCTACGATGACGAGGAACCGCCCGCGCTGATCGCGATGCGCGAGTTCCTCGCGGCCGTCGAGGCCGATCCGACCCATCTCTGGCATTCCAAGCTGGGCAATCTTCGCGTCTCCCAGGAGTCGAGATGCCTATTCTGAGTGGACGACGACGGCGAACGCCCCTGAGTCCCGGCCAGGGATCCGCATGAGGCCGGCGAACGTGTTCCTGTCCGGTCTCGGGTGCTGGCTGCCACCCGCGTACCCCGCTTCCGAGGCGGTCGCCTCGGGCCTGTACGACGCCACGGCCTACGCCGAGAGCAAGCTGCGCGGTGTTCGGGTCGCCGGGTCGGAGTCGCCACCGGAAATGGCGGTGTGCGCCGCGCGGACGGCACTCGACCGGTCCCCCGGCGGTGCTGCAGCGATCGGGACGGTGCTGCACTGCTCGGCGTTCTACCAGGGGCCCGAGTTGTGGTCGCCGGCCGCGTACATCATGCGGGAGCTGGGCATCACGGGGGCAGGCGGCACCGAGATCCGTAACGGGTGCAACAGCATGCTCAGCGGTCTCCAACTGGCGGCCGCCCTGCTGTCGCACCAGCCGGCCAGCCGTCCGGACATCCTGCTAAGCACGGCGGACAACTTCAACTCGCCGTTGATCAACCGGTGGGACGTCGGCTCGATGGGTGTGGTCGGCGCCGACGCGGCCAGCTCGGTCGTGGTCAGCCCGGTCGCCGGCTTCGCCAGCGTCGACGCGGTCGTCTCGCGGGTCTATCCGGAGTTCGAGGGGATGGCGCGCGGCGACGAGCCGCTGTTCCCGCCCACCGGATCGGCGGGCCGGCGGATCGACCCCGTGGCACGCGCCCAGCAGTTCAACGAGCGCGTGCGGGAGATCGGCGGGATGAGTGTCCCCGAGGGCATCGCGAAAGCCTGCTCGGAGACGGCGTTCGCCGCCCTGGACGAGGCCGGCGTCGAGGCCGGGGACCTGCGCTGGGTCCTCGTGCCCAACGGTGACGAGGCGACCACCCGCAACTGCATGATGGAGCCGCTCGGCCTGGACGTCTCCCGTTCGCAGTGGGAGTTCGGCTGCGGAATCGGGCACGCCTCGTCCAACGACCAATTCATCGCCCTCGACCATCTTCTCCGCTCCGGCCAGCTCGACGCGGGCGACCATGTCCTGATCTTCGGTGGCGCTCCGGGATGGTCGGCCATGGCGGTGATCCTCACCATCACCGAAGTGCCTCGCTGGGCACGGGGATCGACCGGACACGAGGTGTTGGCGACGTCACCAGGAGGAGGCGCGCATTGACGCGGCAGAAGGACCCGGTGGCCATGGAACCGATCGCGATCGTGGGGATGGCGTGCGAGTTCCCCGGCGCGGACGGTGTCGCGGCGTTCTGGAAAATGCAGCTCGACGGGGTGGACGCCACCACCGACGTGCCCGCCGACCGGTTTCCCATCGACACCTTCCACGACCCCCGCCCGCGCACGCCAGGACGGACCATCAGTCGCCGCGGCGGCTTTCTGCCCGACATCCGGGGCTTCGACGCCCGCTATTTCGGCATCTCCGGCCGCGAGGCCAGCCACATGGACCCGCAGCAGCGGCTACTCCTCCAGACCGCCGCCGCGGCCGTGCGGGACGCGGGACTGACGTTGGAGCAGTTGGCCGGAAGCCCGACCGCGGTCGTCGTCGGGCAGCGCACCGCCGAGTACTGGGACCTGCTGCGAGCCGCCGGGGCGCTGGACATCTACGCCAACATCGGGACCTCCCGCAGCGTCCTGTCCGGCCGCCTGTCGTTCTTCTTCGACCTGCGCGGGCCGAGCACCTCCGTCGACACCGCCTGCTCGTCGTCGCTGGTCGCCGTGCACCAGGCGTGCGCCGCGCTGCGCAGCGGGGAGGCGACCCTCGCGCTGGCCGCGGGCGTCAACCTGGTGCTCACCCCGGAGGAGAGCATCACGTTTTCCCAGGCGGACATGCTGTCGGCGGACGGGCTGTGCAAGTTCGGCGCGGCCGGCGCCGACGGCTTCGTCCGCAGTGACGGCGTCGGTGTCGTCGTCCTCAAGCCGCTGGCGCGGGCCGAAGCGGACGGGGACCGGATCTACGCGGTCATCCACGGCTCGGCGGTCGAAAATGAGGGCCGCAGCAGCGGCTACCTGATGACCCCTTCGGAGACCGCCCAGATCGACATGATGCGGCACACCTGTGCCCGCGGCGGCGTCGACCCGCGGGTCGTCGGCTACGTGGAGGCGCACGGCACCGGCACACCCATCGGCGACCCGATCGAACTGCGCGGCCTGGACGCGGTGTACGGCACCGGAGCGGGTCGCACCCCCGCGGACCCCCTGCTGGTCGGCTCGGTGAAGACGAACATCGGCCACACCGAGGCGGCCGCCGGCATCGCGGCCGTCATCAAGGCGGCGCTCTGCGTCGCGCGGGGTGTGATCCCGCCCAGCCTGCACAGCGGCCGGCTGACCGACGCGGTGGACTGGGACCGCATGGCGGTGGAGATCCCGCAGGCCACCCGCGACTGGGGCCGCGACGGCACTCTCCGGTACGCCGCCGTCAGCTCGTTCGGCATTTCCGGCACCAACGCCCACGTCGTGCTCGGCGAGCACCGTCCCACGGTCGTACCGCCGCCCGCCGATCACCGGCCGTACCTGCTCGCGCTGTCGGCGCATACGCCCGCCGCGCTGTCGGAACTCGCCGACGCCTACGCGGACTTCCTCGGACCGGACGGGGAAGGCCGCCGGCACACTCTGCGCGACGTCAGTTTCAGCGCGCTGACCCGCAGCACCCATCACCGACACCGGATGACCGTTCTCGCCCTGGATCATGACCAGGTCGTCCGGCAGCTTCGCAAGGGACGGCCGGTCGTCGTCGCCAACCCCGGCGCCGCGTGGAAGACCGTCTTCGTGTTCCCCGGCCAGGGCTCTCAGTGGGCCGGAATGGGGCTCCGCCTCCTGCGGACCTCCGCGGTCTTCCGGGAAACGGTCGAGCAGTGTGACCGGCACGTCCGCGCCGAGCGTGGCTGGTCGGTGCTCGACCGCCTGGCCACCGACAACCCGGCGGACTGGCCGATCGACGTGGTGCAGCCGCTGCTCTGGGCGATGGAGGTCGGGCTGGCCGCGCTTTGGCGGTCGTGGGGCGTCACGCCCGACGTGGTGATCGGGCACAGCATGGGCGAGGTCGCGGCCGCCTGCGTCGCCGGCGCGCTCACCCTGGCCGACGGCGCCGCGGTGATCTGCCGCCGCAGCGCGCTGCTCAAGGAGATCGCCGGCGCCGGGTCCATGGCCGCCGTCGACCTGCCCGCCGACGAGCTGCGGCGGAGACTCGCCGACGTGCCGGACGTCGACGTCGCGGCGAGCAACGCCCCACGGCGCGCCATCATCTCGGGGCACGCGCCCGCGGTGGAGAAAGTGCTGGCCGAGTTGGCCGAGCAGGAGGTCTTCGCCAGGGTCGTGAAGGTGGACGTGGCCTCGCACAGCAATCAGGTCGACTCCCTGCTGGACGCGCTGCGCGCCGCCCTTGAGCCGATCCGGCCCCGCAAGGCCGAGCTGCCGCTGCGCTCGACGGTGACCGGTGACCTGCTGACCGGCGAGGAGCTGGACGCCGGCTATTGGGTGCGCAACCTCCGCGACGAGGTCCGGTTCCACGCGGCCGTCGACGTCGAGACCGCCGAGACCGGGTCGGCGGTCGTCATCGAGATGAGCCCGCACCCGATCCTCACCTCGGCGGTGAAGGAGTGCCTGCCGCAGGAACGCGTTGGTGACCAGGTGGTGCCGTCGCTGCTGCGCGACACCGACGACCTGACCGCGCTGCTGACCTCCGCCGGGCAGCTCTACCAGGCCGGATATCCGCTGCGCCACGGCGCGCTGTTCGACGAGCCGGCCGCGTACGTGGGGCTGCCGGCCTATCCGTGGCAGCGCGCCGAGTTCTGGTTCGAGCCGCTGGCCGAACCGCACGTCCCTGGCGAACACCCACTGCTCGGCGCGCACACCGTCCTCGACGACGGCACGCACCGGTGGGAAGGCCCCATCGACCTTAGCCGCAATGCCTACCTGCTTGATCATCGAATGCGGGACCAGGTCATCCTGCCGGGCGCGGCGTACCTGGAACTGGCGTCGGTGGCAGGCGCCACCGTGACCGCTACCGACGTCGTCGTCCGGTGCGTCCGCTACGAGCAGGCGCTCTTCCTCACCGCGGAGGCCCCGCCGCTGTTGCGGGTAACGCTGCGGCGAACGGGTCGGCTGTGGAGGTTCGACATCGCCACCGCCGATGGCACCGGCTGGATCCGGCACGCGCACGGCCAGCTGGAGGAAGCGTCCCCCGACCTCCCCCTCCTGGACCTGCCAGGGGAAACTCCCCACCAGATCGCCACCCGCGTTCCCGACCACCTCAGCGGCGCGGAGTTCTACCGCCGGCTCGCGGCTCGCAGCAACGAGTGGCACGGCGTCTTCCAGAGCATCGGGCAGGTGTGGCGTGGTGCGGACGAGGCGCTGGCCGAGGTCGTCGTCCCGCCCGGCCTCGCCGAGTACGAACGGCACCACGTCCATCCGGCTGTCCTCGACGCCTGTGAGCAGGTGCTCGCGGCCACCCTGCCCGATTTGGCGGTCCCCGGCGAGGAACACGCCTTCATCCTGTCGTCGGTCGACGCGTTCCGCCGCCACAGGCCACTGACCGGGACCTTGTACAGCCATGTGGTGCGGCGTGATCTGACGGCCGAGTCGTTCAGCGGCGACATCGCCATCCGCGACGAGCAGGGCACGCTGGTGGCCGAGTTCCGCGGCCTGAGGTTCCGCTGGCTGCTGCGCAGGACACAGCCGGGCCCGCTGGTCGACTGGCTCTACGAGGCGCGGTGGAAGCCGGCCGCCGCCCCGGTGCCGCGGGCGGCCACCGGTGCCTGGCTGGTGTTCGAGGACGAGGATTTCGGGCCCCGGCTCGCCCCGGCGCACGGCACGCGGATCTCCGTACTGCCCGGCGAGAGGTACGAGCGCACGGGCGTTGGGGCGTACCGCATCGACCCGTTCCGGTTCGACGACTACGCCCGGCTCCTGTCCGAGGTCGGCCGCGCTCACCCCGACGGCGTCGCAGCCGTGGTCCACTTGTGGGGCCTACGGGCGGCACAGCAGGTGGGTGCGGTGCCGCTGGGGCTCGGCAGCGCGCTGTTGGTGGACCGGGCGCTATCCATCGTGCAATGGGACGGCTCGCTCCCACGGCTCGTACTCGTCACCCGTGGTGCTGAGACGGTCACGAAGGGTGATGGAGTGCCGGATGCGGACCAGGCTGCCATCTGGGGCTTCGGACGTACGGCGGCGAGCGAGCTGTTCGACGTCCGGCACACCCTCATCGACCTGGACCCGGCCCACGGAACAACACAGATCGCAGCGCTGGCCCGGGAGATCGAGGCGGCCGACGCGGCCGAGGACCAGATCGCGCTGCGGGCGGACGCCCGGTACGTCCTGCGGCTGCGTCGCAGCTCCCCAGCACCGGGCGCACCGGGCGGCGACGGAATCACGGAGGTCGTGTCGGCGGTCGGCAGCCGCACGGGCCTGGTGCGCGCGGAGGTCGAGGCGCGTCCCCCGGCCGCCGGCCAGGTGCAGATCGCCGCGGCGTACGGTGGGGTCGGTTTCCGTGACGTGCTCCAGGCCGGCGGGACCGATCCCGGTCCGGACGACGGCCGACTGGGTTGGGAGACCGCCGGAGTCGTGACGGCGACCGGTACCGGAGTGCGCGGACTACAGGTGGGGGATCGCGTGGTCGCCGTCGCCCGTCCGGGACTGGCCACGCGGATCCTCGCCGACCGGCGGCTGACCCACCGGGTCCCTGACGGTCTCGGTCTCAAGGAGGCCGCCACCGTGCCCGTCTCCTACCTGACGGCCTGGTACGGCCTCATCGAGCTGGCCGCGCTCCGCGAGGGCGAGAAGGTCCTCATCCACTCGGCCACCGGCGGCGTGGGACTCGCCGCGATCCAGGTTGCCAGGTGGCGGGGCGCCGAGATCTTCGCCACCGCCGGCAGCGAGAGGCGGCGAGCCTTGCTGCGGACGATGGGCGTCGACCACGTCGCCGACTCTCGGGGCGACTTCGCCACTCCACTGCTGGAGACGACGCTGGGAGCGGGGGTGGACGTCATCCTCAACTCGCTGACCGGAGCCGCCGCCGACCGGAATTTCGGCCTGCTCGCCCCGTACGGGCGCTACGTGGAACTGGCCAAGCCCGACGGCCGGTCGACCGTGCCGGGCAACCTGCCACCCAACGGTTGCTTCCACGTCCTCGACCTCGCCGCGCGTTGCCGGGAACACCCCGGGCAGGCCGGGGCGCTGCTCGGCCGGATACTGCGCCTGGTCGCGGCCGGGGAACTCGCTCCGCTGCCCGCCGAGGTCTACCCACTGGACGACGTCGGCTCGGCGTTCGACGACATGGCCGCGACCCGGCACATCGGCAAGGTGCTCATCGACCTGCAGGTCCCGGCGGGCCCACCCGCGCCCGCAGCGACCGCGATGCGGCCGGACGCCACCTACCTGGTGACCGGCGGCGCCGGCGGCATCGGCTCCGAGCTGGCCCGCTGGCTCGTCGCCCACGGCGCCCGCCACCTGCTGCTCACCGGCCGTTCGGTGCCCGGCCCGGCCTCGCCGGACGGCGGCGACCTCGCGGCCCTGCTGGAGGAACTGCGCGGCCAGGGCGCCGAGGTGCAGTACGCCCCGGTGGACACGTCCGACGAGCGGTCGATGCGCCGGCTGGTCGACGTCCGCCGCGCCGCCGGCCGTCCACCGGTGCGGGGCGTCTTCCACACCGCCGGCGTCTTCCTGTACAAGCCGATCGGTGAGACCACCCTGCGAGACCTGGAGGCCGTGCTGCGGCCGAAGGTGGCGGGCGCCCGCGTGCTGGATCGTCTCTTCGCGGACGATCTCGACCATTTCGTGCTGTTCTCCTCCGGGAACGCCCTGCTGGCCTCACCCCAGGTCGCGGCGGGTGCCGCCGCCAACGCGGCCCTCGATGCGATCGCCCGTGGCCGTCGCGGCCGGGGACACCGGGCGCTCACGGTGAACTGGGGCTTCTGGACCGACCGGGGCATGGCCGCGAGGGCGGGGGCCGAACTCGGGCGAAACCTGATCCCGCGCGGCATGGCGGGCTTCACCGCCGAGGCTGGGCTCGCCGTACTGGACCATCTCCTGGCCACAGACGCCGGGGACACCGTGGTCATGCCGGTGGACTGGGCGCGGTGGCGGGCCGCGTACCCGGTCGCGGCCGCTTCCCCGTTCCTGCGGGACGTCGTCGACGGCGCGCCCGAGCCGCCGGCCCCCGTGCCCGCACCCCAGGTCGCCCCGGTTCCGCCCAGCGCGCCGCGGCTCCGGCCAGCACCCCCGGCGCCGCCCCCGCGAAAGGTGGCCACAAACGGGAACGGGACGGCGCCAGCCAACCCGGGGCCAGCGCCAGCGGCTCCCGTGGACCGGGCGAAACTGTTCCTGGCCACGGTCGCCGCCATCCTGCGCGTCAGCGCCGAGCATCTCGATCCGGACCGAGACCTGACCAGCCAGGGACTCGACTCACTGATGGCGGCCCAGCTCCGCCAGGAGGTGCACCGCTCGCACGGGGTACTGCTGCCGGCCAAGAAGATTCTCAGCCAGATGACGCTCAGCGACCTCACCGACCAGCTGGTGCCACACCAGGCTTGAGCGAGACCAGACCACGTCCGGCGATCAAGGGGAGGTCCATGGCGGTGAGTAGGCCGGGGTGGGCGGATCTTGTGGTTGTCGTCGGTCGAGTAGTCGAGGATCTCCTGGCAGTGGACCTCGTCGATCCGTTGGCTCAGTGATGTCAGGGCCAGTGGCAGCGCGTCGTTGGCGAAGCCGGGGTCGATGGCTGGACTGACGGAGCTATCGAGCGCAGCGCTACTATAGGGACTGGCTGGGCGGAGGCGGGATGGTGATCTTGCCCAAGGGGGCTTGGAGCTCTTTAGGCAGGACTCGACACAGGTCGCGCAGGTACTCCTCGGAATCGAGGCCCGCGTGACGCGCCGACCCGATGAGCGAGAGCCACGTGCAGGCCACTTCCGCCGCATCGTCGAAGCGCAGGTGCATCCAATTCTTCCGGCCAATGGTTACATGCCGGATCTCGCGTTCGATGTCGTTGTTCGAGAGCGGGATTCTTCCGTTAGCTAGACTAGTCAAAAAATCGCGTGAGCGCTTCCCAACGATTTCGACTGTATCGAAGGGCACGCGAGAGGGGGCCACGCGGATCCACCGTCGGAGCATCCAGCAACCGGTCGCGTTCACGGGCGAAGTGCTCGATCACGGGAGCGAAGCGCTCTTTTCGTACAGCGAGACGATCTCCAGCGGAAAGGCTGGCGGCGTCTCTCTCTACGGCAAAGAGTGTGTCGGCGAGTTCGACAAAGGTCGTGCGCGAGCATCGGTCGGCATGGCAAAGAAATACTTGCGCCTGCAATGGGCCATACCCCCCGCCTCCGTCGCCCCATAGCGCGGGCGAAAGAGGTCGTCGTATACGCTCGAGGCGTCCGCCACCACGATATCTTGGAATCCATCGAGCCAGCTTTTTGGCATATCGCGGGTGTGAAGCGCCGAATAACGGAAAAAGACCTGTGCGCGGTCGGCAAGCAGCACCCAGATATGGGCTCTTCGATCGTGCGCGCTGTCCATGATGCGGACCCCCGTTGCGTCGATGCCCATCACCTGGCACTTGGTCACCGCCTGCTCCCATGCCGCATCGACGACGACGCGCGCCACGGGCTCGGCAAGCTTTTCCCAGGAGCTCAATGTGGAAACGGGATGTGTGCGCCTTGCCGGGCGATGATCTTCGAAAAGCGCGTGTACGGTATTTGGTCTCCCCATTTCGAATGAATCGTATGGGCGAGCATGGCGGGGTCAGGCAAGCTACGTGGAGCATGATCCGAGTGGCCATGCGTATTATGCGTCGCGGCGCATAATACGCATTATGCGCGGACGGTGATTATGCGTTGACGGCGAGCCAAGTGACCGCAAAGACTAGCCGCGGCGGCTTCCGACGAATCTCAGTGCTCGGGCAATAGGAACGCGCGCTCTGGCGCGGGACGCTCCGCCTGCTGAGCGCGATCTGCTCGGCGCGGGTGCTCCGGTCCGAGTAGCCGCGGTGCCGACGCTATCTCTGACGAAGCGGCCGGTCGCTTGTGCGTCGGAAGAAGCAATGATCGGTGGCCCGCCCACGCGACGGGGCCGACGAGGGTGCCCGGCCGACAAAGCGAAACAAAGCCCGGCGCGTCGACCCCAGTTCTTGAGCGGTCGCGAAGAGGACCCCGAACCCGCGGTCGGGAGAGGCAAGTCCGCGGATTCATTTGGTGCTTGCTTGCGGAGGTTTGAGTTAAACCGTTTAACTCAGTGAGTTGAACGAGCTTCGTTTCGCTTCGACCCGGAGCTCGATCTGAAGGTCCGAAATCGCCCGCTGGCGACCAACGCACGCCACCAGCGGCGACCCTCGCCAACTTTGTCTTCGAGGGTGAAACTCACTCGAAGCCCTTTTCTCGTCGGACCATGAGGACCCGCCTGTTCACCACCGGGTCATCCTCATGTTCTCCTACGGTTGCAAGAAGCTCCTTCGGCCGGAGGGGAACCTGCGACCCACCGGTTAACTGCGCAATGCACCGGCGATTTGCTTGGCGGGCGTACGAGCAGAACCTCGTTGGCCGCGTGTCGTGATCCCCCGTCGTTTCCAAAGCGGCTCCGAGACTGGTGGTGGCCTTCAGCCATCGTCGACGGGGTAACGAGAGAACGGACTGGGCCGCCACTGTATCGCGAGGACTGCAGCTGCCTTCGCAGATGGCATTTTCACCCGCAGAAATGCTGATGCGACAATCGCTTCCACACCGCCCTGGAACGCCTTGTCCGACCCTATGGGACGCTTGTCGGGGGGCTATGGGACCGCCTTTCGGACGTACGGAACCAGTTGTCCAAGCTCTGGAACCGCTTTGTCCCGTGCTGCAAGTGTCTGCGCCCTCAGAGGCTGCCTCTGCAAGCTTTGGAAGCCTGTTCGCGTGCACTCTGCAACCGTTTCTCACGCTTGGTGCAGCACGTGCCGATCGCCAAACGAGCCTATTTTTCTGCACAAAAGCAAAAAACCCAGGGCATGGAACCCTGGGTCTACTTCGTGCTCTTTCACTTCAACTTAGCGCCTATCTCAGCAGCGGAAAGAGCAAGGATTCTGCTGTGATTTTCTTGAACGAAGCCGCTGCGCGGCGGGGGTGGTCTTGACGGTGCGTTCAGCGTCTGGTGTAGGACAAGCGCCGCGGTAAAAGAGCGGCAGCCTCCTTGGAGCGGCGGTGTTGGAAGCACCGGCCGCGAAGGAGGCTGCCGTGGGTGTTCTACGCGATCGAATGATGCAGGATCTCGAGCTGGCCGGCTACGCGGAGCGCACGAAAAGAGCGTATCTGGACTGTATCCGGGCCTTCGTGAAGTTTGCACGGCGCTCGCCAGCCGAAATGGGCTCGGAGGAAGTTCGCCGGTGGGTCGAGCATCTCGGTCTAAGTGGCGTTGGTGCGGGACGGATGCATCAGCATATTGCCGCGCTCCGGTTCTTCTACACGAAAACCGTATATCGCCCCGACGCGGTGTCTTTTTATCGTACCCGAAGCTTCCAGACCGGCTACCCGTGGTGCTGAGCGCGGAGGAGATCGAGCGCGTGCTCGCCGCCCTGCAGATACTGAAGTATCGCGTATTCTTCACAACGATTTACGCGACGGGTCTTCGAATCAATGAGGGCTGTCAAATCGACACATCTCATATTGACGCTGCGCGGAGTGTCATTCGCGTGCTCGGGAAGGGCCGCAAAGAGCGGTTCGTGATGCTCAGGCCCCGGTTGCTCGGGCTCCTGCGAGCCTACGTCACAGTTTCGCGACACACCTGCTCGAGCAAGGGACCGAATTGCGCATCATTCAGGTCTTGCTCGGACACGCCAATGTCGCAACGACCGCGCGCTACGCGCGCGTGTCGACAGCACTTATCTCCACCACGCCCAGCCCTCACGACAAGTTGCGCAACCTGGGCTGACGCTCGCCCATGTCCACCTGCCCGGCACCCGCCGGGCGGACACCCTTCGACATCGCTGACATCGTGCGGCGACACCGACACGAGTTGGAGCGAACGGAGTCCGTGACGCTTTCGCAGCGGCGCGTACTTTCGGCAATCGAGCTGTGTCGCACCGCGGCCCTTGGGGGCCATGTCGAGGTGTGCCGCGCGTGCGGACATCAAACGCCAGCGTACAATTCCTGCCGCAATCGACACTGTCCCAAGTGCCAGGCGCTCGCGCAGGAGCGATGGATTGGTTCGCGCGCGGAGCGCCTACTGCCGGTGCAGCATTTCCATGTGGTCTTTACG
It includes:
- a CDS encoding acyl carrier protein, producing MSENTESDNIELHDRILAFVRDELATTTEREGLTATTPLLEAGILDSLRTARLIAWLRDDLKVRVPPLAMTGKNFHNIDRITDLVASLRATLTSAIALGKEPAR
- a CDS encoding FAD-dependent oxidoreductase translates to MSRTPATTGRDFDFDVAVIGGGPAGSTTASYLAKAGLSVAVFESEMFPREHVGESLVPATTPVLLEIGAMDKIEAAGFPRKYGAAWTAANGDGIDPLGFRVHEHGFGTADVLFNEREQLGVDRDYTFHVDRGQFDLILLKHAESLGAKVFCGVRVHQVDFADRDRPVLDVGMGPTRTPVRARMVVDASGRSTLLGRQLKVKVPDPEFNQYAVHSWFKGLDRTALTDSGHRADYIFIHFLPLHDTWVWQIPITDTITSVGVVTQKSRFKEAKDDLEQFFWNSVASRPELFDALKQTERLRPFKSEGDYSYGMRKVADDSMLLVGDAARFVDPIFSSGVSVAMNSARLACVDIIAAAAAGDFRAHRFDTYVRRLRRGVSNWYEFISIYYRLNILFTAFVQDPRYRVGVLKLLQGDVYDDEEPPALIAMREFLAAVEADPTHLWHSKLGNLRVSQESRCLF
- a CDS encoding ketoacyl-ACP synthase III family protein codes for the protein MRPANVFLSGLGCWLPPAYPASEAVASGLYDATAYAESKLRGVRVAGSESPPEMAVCAARTALDRSPGGAAAIGTVLHCSAFYQGPELWSPAAYIMRELGITGAGGTEIRNGCNSMLSGLQLAAALLSHQPASRPDILLSTADNFNSPLINRWDVGSMGVVGADAASSVVVSPVAGFASVDAVVSRVYPEFEGMARGDEPLFPPTGSAGRRIDPVARAQQFNERVREIGGMSVPEGIAKACSETAFAALDEAGVEAGDLRWVLVPNGDEATTRNCMMEPLGLDVSRSQWEFGCGIGHASSNDQFIALDHLLRSGQLDAGDHVLIFGGAPGWSAMAVILTITEVPRWARGSTGHEVLATSPGGGAH